One Brassica napus cultivar Da-Ae chromosome C2, Da-Ae, whole genome shotgun sequence DNA window includes the following coding sequences:
- the LOC106412630 gene encoding uncharacterized protein LOC106412630 produces the protein MAVEKFGPHLKTILEAKHIEKIHELWEVDYAVEIELPGGGNTPENVRPGYCGAYALHFMDGGLSFPLPRFLLEALAELKMALGELGSWGVEEGLEFSLGELKQLFAIKRNSGFPGLMILAPRSGRVIIEGIPNRDDRLREKLFVFKINLASVGDFDFERIPREWSDDLEPFCPAPMTPELRGLMATLRRDIDSVVTDFDTNSDRAFNDKVDSLTHRRRRRVLEEINSVTSGSSSPGLSPPLRVFGEGTSQVNPDVPFSSVPEASSWSSSYENEIPILEIWRKIRAEGCGLPSLERVRERDAYLRMAVAKGKAMEASNEYAALMEGRLADFPSKEEIAGHLLKIQQLRGELEASREVERQREAEIQESKRKLAVAEAEKVAIQSDIDSMKEKHRREIEGRDRKARKDRHLARLSLARNYDGVLSVVKSKLEQKKKETAAEIRLQEVRACIEALTEYNEGGFELEAELERLKGLEILLEVDYGLASVSDHSLSHLDLPEIYGDSVNHFIEPVGLSFRRRRTETDQESVLWAFIWPDRKSVERAIFSD, from the exons ATGGCAGTTGAAAAATTTGGTCCTCATCTCAAGACGATTCTCGAGGCGAAACATATCGAGAAGATCCATGAGCTCTGGGAAGTCGATTATGCCGTAGAAATTGAACTTCCCGGAGGCGGCAATACTCCAGAGAATGTGAGACCGGGGTACTGTGGAGCTTATGCGTTGCATTTCATGGATGGCGGCTTATCGTTTCCTCTTCCTCGTTTTCTTCTCGAGGCGTTGGCGGAGCTTAAGATGGC CCTTGGGGAGTTGGGGAGTTGGGGAGTTGAAGAAGGCCTTGAGTTCAGCCTTGGGGAGTTGAAGCAACTATTCGCTATAAAGCGAAACAGCGGCTTTCCTGGTCTGATGATTCTTGCTCCTCGTTCCGGCCGTGTTATTATTGAAGGCATTCCCAATAGAGATGATCGATTGAGAGAGaagttatttgtttttaagattAACCTGGCGTCGGTCGGGGACTTTGACTTCGAGAGGATCCCTCGGGAATGGTCCGACGACCTTG AGCCCTTCTGCCCTGCTCCCATGACTCCTGAGCTTCGTGGATTAATGGCTACTTTGCGACGTG acattgattccgtcgtgaccgattttgacacCAACAGCGATCGAGCTTTTAATGACAAGGTCGACTCATTGACTCATCGACGTCGACGTCGGGTCTTGGAAGAGATTAACTCTGTGACTTCAGGATCATCGAGCCCGGGACTTTCTCCGCCGTTACGCGTTTTTGGTGAAGGTACTTCGCAGGTTAATCCTGATGTCCCTTTTTCGAGTGTGCCCGAAGCCTCTTCGTGGTCGTCTTCATATGAAAACGAGATTCCTATCCTTGAGATCTGGCGCAAGATCAGAGCGGAAGGATGCGGGCTCCCTTCTTTGGAGCGTGTACGGGAACGTGATGCCTATCTTCGGATGGCAGTTGCGAAAGGCAAG GCTATGGAGGCGAGCAACGAGTATGCCGCTTTGATGGAGGGGCGATTGGCAGATTTTCCAAGTAAGGAGGAGATCGCGGGTCATCTTTTGAAGATCCAACAGCTTCGAGGTGAGTTGGAGGCTTCTCGGGAGGTGGAGAGGCAGCGCGAAGCGGAGATTCAGGAGTCAAAGAGGAAGTTGGCTGTTGCTGAGGCAGAGAAGGTCGCTATTCAGAGCGATATTGACTCGATGAAGGAGAAGCATAGGCGAGAGATCGAAGGTCGGGATAGGAAAGCTCGTAAAGATCGCCACCTTGCTCGTCTCTCTCTTGCTCGAAATTATGATGGGGTTCTGTCTGTAGTGAAGAGCAAGTTggagcagaagaagaaggaaacagCTGCGGAGATTCGTTTGCAAGAGGTGCGAGCTTGTATTGAGGCTTTGACTGAGTATAACGAGGGTGGCTTCGAGCTCGAGGCAGAGTTGGAACGTCTTAAAGGCCTGGAGATTTTGCTCGAAGTTGATTACGGTCTTGCTTCGGTATCGGACCACTCTCTTAGTCACCTCGATCTTCCTGAGATTTATGGAGATTCGGTCAACCA CTTCATTGAGCCTGTTGGTTTATCCTTTAGAAGGCGTAGAACAGAGACTGATCAGGAATCTGTTTTGTGGGCCTTTATCTGGCCTGATAGAAAGTCGGTTGAACGGGCTATATTTAGTGATTGA